A stretch of Pygocentrus nattereri isolate fPygNat1 chromosome 8, fPygNat1.pri, whole genome shotgun sequence DNA encodes these proteins:
- the prpf19 gene encoding pre-mRNA-processing factor 19, with protein MSLVCAISNEVPEHPCVSPVSNQVFERRLIEKYIAENGADPINGQPLSEEQLIDIKVSHPIRPKPPSATSIPAILKSLQDEWDAVMLHSFTLRQQLQTTRQELSHALYQHDAACRVIARLTKEVTAAREALATLKPQAGLVAPQAVPASQPAAVGAGGEPMEVSEQVGMTPEIIQKLQDKATVLTTERKKRGKTVPEELVRAEDLSKYRQVASHAGLHSASVPGILALDLCPSDTNKVLTGGADKNVVVFDRRDEQIVATLKGHTKKVTSVIYHPSQSVVFSASPDSTIRVWSISAGNCVQVVRAHEAGVTGLSLHATGDYLLSSSEDQYWAFSDVQTGRVLTKVTDETAGCALTCAQFHPDGLIFGTGTADSQIKIWDLKERTNVANFPGHSGPVTAIAFSENGYYLATGAQDSSLKLWDLRKLKNFKTITLDNNYEVKSLVFDQSGTYLAVGGSDIRVYICKQWSEVLNFTDHTGLVTGVAFGEHAQFLSSTGMDRSLKFYSL; from the exons ATGTCTTTGGTTTGCGCGA TCTCAAACGAGGTGCCGGAGCACCCGTGTGTGTCTCCAGTGTCCAATCAGGTGTTTGAACGTCGTCTCATTGAAAAGTACATTGCCGAGAATGGAGCTGACCCCATCAACGGGCAGCCTCTGTCTGAGGAGCAGCTCATCGATATCAAAG TCTCTCATCCAATTCGGCCTAAGCCGCCTTCTGCTACCAGCATCCCTGCGATCCTGAAATCACTGCAAGATGAGTGG GATGCTGTGATGCTGCACAGTTTCACGCTGCGCCAGCAGTTGCAGACAACGCGTCAGGAATTGTCTCATGCACTCTACCAACACGATGCCGCCTGCAGGGTGATCGCTCGTCTCACCAAAGAGGTCACCGCTGCCAGAGAGG CCTTGGCCACACTCAAACCTCAAGCTGGATTGGTTGCTCCTCAGGCTGTTCCCGCCTCACAGCCTGCTGCTGTa GGTGCGGGCGGTGAGCCAATGGAGGTCAGTGAACAGGTGGGAATGACTCCGGAGATCATTCAGAAG CTGCAAGACAAGGCCACTGTCCTgaccacagagagaaagaag AGGGGAAAAACGGTGCCAGAAGAGCTGGTTAGAGCCGAGGATCTCAGCAAGTACCGCCAAGTGGCCTCTCATGCT GGTCTTCACAGCGCCAGCGTACCTGGAATCCTTGCTCTGGATCTCTGCCCGTCAGACACCAACAAAGTGCTCACAG GTGGGGCAGATAAGAATGTGGTGGTGTTTGATCGTCGAGATGAGCAGATTGTGGCCACACTCAAAGGCCACACAAAGAAGGTCACCTCTGTCATATACCACCCGTCCCAG TCTGTGGTGTTTTCGGCATCCCCGGACAGCACTATCCGTGTTTGGTCCATCTCAGCGGGCAACTGCGTTCAGGTGGTTAGAGCTCATGAGGCGGGAGTTACTGGCCTGTCCCTCCATGCTACTGGAGATTATCTGCTGAGTTCTTCCGAGGACCAG TACTGGGCCTTTTCTGATGTCCAAACCGGCCGCGTCCTTACCAAAGTCACTGATGAGACAGCAGGATGTG CACTGACCTGTGCTCAGTTCCATCCTGATGGACTGATTTTCGGCACCGGTACAGCGGACTCTCAGATTAAGATCTGGGATCTGAAGGAGAGAACCAATGTGGCTAACTTCCCTGGCCACTCCGGCCCCGTCACTGCCATCGCGTTCTCTGAGAACGGATACTACCTGGCCACCG GTGCTCAGGATAGCTCTCTGAAGCTGTGGGATTTGAGAAAGCTGAAGAACTTTAAGACGATCACTTTGGACAATAATTATGAG GTGAAGTCTCTGGTGTTCGACCAGAGTGGAACTTACCTGGCTGTTGGAGGATCTGATATCAGAGTTTATATCTGCAAACAGTGGTCTGAGGTCCTCAACTTCACTG